From a single Miscanthus floridulus cultivar M001 chromosome 8, ASM1932011v1, whole genome shotgun sequence genomic region:
- the LOC136473479 gene encoding BURP domain-containing protein 12-like — protein sequence MASSPPPPPIRTVLAATLLLLVYLLPHNAAATTASAGANPSPAVNPFTAKAAFIRYWNRKVPNNRPHPAFFVAKLSPLPAADSASFPSALPDIRARLPALCTKAALLCPGPATTDAASGPRGGGPFKGYSNANFSNYGTGGVAGADSFRNYSPDLNIAADSFRRYGRDSSGRADSFASYEADGNVVTANFTSYAGGATGGSGSFAAYAAETNVPDSTFTNYDAAANGRGRSFASYSQEANHGENGFSGYGKDGSGVRETFASYGNESNVLASAFANYGRSANGATDTFTGYGVEGNVPENTFRNYGAGGNAGVDTFKKYRDDANVGDDRFTSYAKGANGGAAEFESYGNSANPGSTIFKGYGEGTNPNHHIGFKEYAGENNTFKGYAKSGVSFKEYHNTSTAALTVSAEAAASMQHHEHLKWSPEPGKFFRERELVAGNLMPMPDIRDRMPPRAFLPRAIAARIPFEAGAVSEVFGLPLDTAMGKAVASTVAECLRAPSKDETKRCATSAEDVVDFAVETLGDDIVVRSTASTAGSGGDVRLGTVTGVDGGRVTRSVSCHQSLFPYLVYYCHSVPKVRVYEADIMAADGSDAGEKKINHGVAICHLDTSDWSPSHGAFVALGGKPGEVEVCHWIFEGDMTWTVAD from the coding sequence ATGGCTTCTTCCCCTCCCCCACCGCCCATCCGCACCGTCCTCGCTGCCACCCTGCTCCTCCTCGTGTACCTCCTCCCGCAcaatgccgccgccaccaccgcctccgccggaGCCAACCCGTCGCCGGCGGTGAACCCTTTCACGGCGAAGGCGGCATTCATCCGGTACTGGAACCGCAAGGTGCCCAACAACCGCCCGCACCCGGCTTTCTTCGTCGCCAAGCTCTCCCCGCTCCCGGCCGCCGACTCCGCCTCCTTCCCCTCCGCGCTGCCCGACATCCGCGCCCGCCTCCCCGCGCTCTGCACCAAGGCCGCGCTCCTCTGCCCCGGCCCGGCTACCACCGACGCGGCGTCGGGCCCCAGGGGCGGGGGGCCGTTCAAGGGCTACAGCAACGCCAACTTCTCCAACTACGGCACCGGCGGCGTAGCGGGGGCCGACTCGTTCCGGAACTACTCCCCGGACCTCAACATCGCCGCCGACAGCTTCCGCCGCTACGGCCGGGACTCGTCCGGGCGCGCCGACAGCTTCGCCTCCTACGAGGCCGACGGCAACGTCGTGACCGCCAACTTCACCTCCTACGCCGGCGGCGCCACGGGCGGCTCGGGCTCCTTCGCCGCGTACGCCGCCGAGACCAACGTGCCGGACTCCACCTTCACCAACTACGACGCCGCCGCCAACGGCCGGGGCCGGAGCTTCGCGTCCTACTCTCAGGAGGCCAACCACGGGGAGAACGGCTTCTCCGGCTACGGCAAGGACGGCAGCGGCGTGCGGGAGACGTTCGCGTCCTACGGCAACGAGTCCAACGTGCTGGCCTCCGCCTTCGCCAACTACGGGCGGTCCGCCAACGGCGCCACGGACACCTTCACGGGCTACGGCGTGGAGGGGAACGTCCCCGAGAACACGTTCCGGAACTACGGCGCCGGCGGCAACGCCGGCGTGGACACCTTCAAGAAGTACCGCGACGACGCCAACGTGGGCGACGACAGGTTCACCTCGTACGCCAAGGGCGCCAACGGCGGCGCCGCGGAGTTCGAGAGCTACGGCAACTCGGCCAACCCCGGCAGCACCATCTTCAAGGGCTACGGCGAGGGCACCAACCCCAACCACCACATTGGGTTCAAGGAGTACGCCGGCGAGAACAACACCTTCAAGGGCTACGCCAAGAGCGGCGTGAGCTTCAAGGAGTACCACAACACCTCTACTGCGGCGCTGACGGtgtcggcggaggcggcggcatcgATGCAGCACCACGAGCACCTGAAGTGGTCGCCGGAGCCCGGGAAGTTCTTCAGGGAGCGGGAGCTGGTGGCCGGGAACCTAATGCCGATGCCGGACATCAGGGACAGGATGCCGCCCCGGGCGTTCCTGCCCCGGGCCATCGCGGCGAGGATCCCGTTCGAGGCCGGCGCCGTGTCGGAGGTGTTCGGTCTGCCCCTGGACACGGCGATGGGGAAAGCCGTGGCGTCCACGGTGGCGGAGTGCTTGCGCGCGCCGAGCAAGGACGAGACGAAGCGGTGCGCGACGTCGGCCGAGGACGTGGTGGACTTCGCGGTGGAGACGCTGGGCGACGACATCGTGGTGCGCAGCACGGCCTCCACGGCGGGGAGCGGCGGCGACGTCCGGCTCGGGACGGTGACGGGCGTGGACGGCGGCCGGGTGACGCGGTCCGTGTCGTGCCACCAGAGCCTGTTCCCGTACCTGGTGTACTACTGCCACTCGGTGCCCAAGGTGCGTGTGTACGAGGCCGACATCATGGCCGCCGATGGCTCGGACGCCGGCGAGAAGAAGATCAACCACGGGGTGGCCATCTGCCACCTGGACACGTCGGACTGGAGCCCGAGCCACGGCGCGTTCGTGGCGCTCGGCGGGAAGCCCGGCGAGGTGGAGGTGTGCCACTGGATCTTCGAGGGCGACATGACGTGGACAGTCGCGGATTGA